In a genomic window of Streptococcus oralis:
- a CDS encoding CtsR family transcriptional regulator: MRFKNTSDHIEAYIKAILDQSGIVELQRSQLADTFQVVPSQINYVIKTRFTESRGYLVESKRGGGGYIRIGRIEFSSHHEMLRDLLYSIGERVSQEIYEDILQLLVEQDLMTKQEMTLLTSVATDRVLGEESSVVRANMLRQLLQEVDRKEK; encoded by the coding sequence ATGAGATTTAAAAATACATCAGATCATATCGAAGCCTATATCAAGGCGATTTTAGACCAATCTGGTATTGTGGAATTGCAACGGAGCCAGTTGGCAGATACCTTCCAGGTTGTACCGAGTCAGATCAACTATGTCATCAAGACCCGCTTTACGGAAAGTAGAGGTTACTTGGTTGAGAGCAAGCGTGGTGGTGGAGGCTACATTCGCATAGGGCGGATTGAATTTTCCAGTCATCATGAGATGCTCCGCGATTTGCTTTACTCGATTGGTGAGCGAGTTAGTCAGGAGATTTATGAGGATATCCTCCAGCTTTTGGTGGAGCAGGACTTGATGACCAAGCAGGAGATGACCTTGCTGACTTCAGTAGCAACGGATCGTGTCCTAGGAGAAGAATCCTCAGTTGTCCGTGCTAATATGCTCCGACAGCTATTACAAGAGGTAGATAGAAAAGAGAAGTAA
- a CDS encoding Spy0128 family protein yields MKKRTSKLFRGLMALLLVVSVFLPALRLNGVVSAAEKTESEYTLTTEPTINTNRLVDHAKYGEGKFYLKTTYAFPDNVTLNNGDFMVYHVPNEFKIEVDSTTDLKAPNGETIASLTTEKATNTAKITVTNEEYFKKFNENKQIVASFTVVWADHVEKNKEYEINIPGAGVYHLTRIVPDVDPTGFTKWGVQDSDDPNYVNWRIRVNRYAKSYTGVNIQDTIPDGQVLASEITGYYFPDWENGYGRTKLDSAHVQVTDKNHFSITPNGDGTLDHKGLFILYRTRLTKPVDQVTKRVLNNVSVTTNEEAQPIDFEGFAPITTTDGIGGGAKSDEVALEVTKKLEGKTLEKDAFSFQLLDDKGSVLQTVKNDENGKVKFEAIKYKEAGTFKYTIKEVNDNKPGYTYDANVLKATVTVEDVLGEKLASVKFEDSKKEFTNTYAAKEAKLQLEAKKVLNGKALEAGQFEFELKEDGKVLHTVSNDANGKIQFPKLTFTKEETRTFTISEKAGDVAGVEYDPNAYEVTVVVKDNGQGQLVATAKDADNITFTNVYKAKPDKKTITATKVLNGKELEADKYEFELKKGEEVVATAKNAADGTVTFKEIEFATAGDYTYTITEKAGSEKGVTYDTATHKVTVNVTDNGQGQLVATVTGNNPTFTNTYKATTTTATITATKVLEGKALEADKYEFELKEGDKVVATAKNAADGTVTFEDIKYAAAGNHTYTISEKAGSEKGVTYDTAKHEVKVAVTDNGQGQLVATVTDNNPTFTNTYKAATTTATITATKVLNGKALEAGKYEFELKEGDKVVATAKNAADGTVTFPAISYDAAGPHTYTITEKAGSEAGVTYDTATHEVTVNVTDNGQGQLVATATNNNPTFTNTYKAATTTATITATKVLNGKALEAGKYEFELKEGDKVVATAKNAADGTVTFEDIKYAAAGNHTYTISEKAGSEKGVTYDTAKHEVKVAVTDNGQGQLVATVTDNNPTFTNTYKAASTTVNITAKKVLEGKALEAGKYEFELKEGNKVIGTATNAADGTVAFEGIEYKEAGDHTYTISEKAGNEAGVTYDTATHKVTVKVDDNGAGQLVATVTDNNPTFTNTYVASSTKVPFTAKKVLKGDKELVKGQFKFELKEGDKVVETATNAADGTVTFTAIEYKEAGEHTYTITEVKGDDKNIKYDENSYEVTVKVTDNGAGQLVTTVTGNNPTITNTYTEPKKEEPKEDPKGEQPKGDLPNTGGADFTAFSTILGLVLAALAGLVYRAKKVD; encoded by the coding sequence GTGAAAAAGAGAACTAGCAAACTCTTTCGTGGCTTGATGGCCTTGCTACTGGTTGTGTCGGTCTTTTTGCCTGCACTAAGACTTAATGGAGTAGTTAGTGCTGCCGAAAAAACTGAATCAGAGTACACTTTGACTACAGAGCCGACGATTAATACGAACCGATTAGTCGATCATGCCAAATATGGTGAAGGTAAGTTCTATCTTAAAACAACTTACGCATTCCCAGACAATGTAACTCTGAATAACGGTGATTTCATGGTTTATCACGTTCCAAATGAGTTCAAAATCGAAGTAGATTCTACTACAGATTTGAAAGCTCCGAACGGTGAAACGATTGCATCGCTGACAACAGAGAAGGCAACGAATACTGCTAAGATTACAGTAACAAACGAAGAGTACTTTAAGAAGTTTAATGAGAACAAACAAATTGTTGCATCATTTACTGTGGTATGGGCAGACCATGTTGAAAAGAACAAGGAATATGAAATCAACATTCCTGGTGCAGGAGTTTACCATTTGACTCGTATCGTTCCAGACGTTGACCCAACTGGATTTACTAAATGGGGAGTTCAAGACTCAGACGATCCTAACTATGTAAACTGGCGTATCCGTGTTAACCGCTATGCAAAATCTTACACTGGTGTTAATATCCAAGATACTATTCCAGATGGGCAAGTTCTTGCAAGTGAAATCACTGGTTACTACTTCCCAGACTGGGAAAATGGTTACGGAAGAACAAAATTGGATAGTGCTCATGTCCAAGTAACAGATAAGAACCATTTCTCAATTACACCTAACGGTGATGGAACTCTTGATCATAAAGGTTTGTTCATCCTATACCGTACTCGTTTGACTAAACCAGTTGACCAAGTTACTAAACGTGTACTAAATAACGTGTCGGTAACTACAAACGAGGAAGCTCAACCGATTGATTTTGAAGGTTTTGCACCAATTACCACAACAGACGGTATTGGTGGAGGCGCCAAATCGGATGAGGTAGCTTTAGAAGTAACTAAGAAACTTGAAGGTAAAACTCTTGAAAAAGATGCATTTAGTTTCCAACTTCTAGATGACAAAGGTAGTGTTTTACAAACTGTCAAAAATGATGAGAATGGTAAAGTGAAGTTCGAGGCAATCAAATACAAAGAAGCAGGAACTTTTAAATATACCATTAAAGAAGTTAATGATAACAAACCTGGATACACTTATGATGCGAACGTCCTTAAAGCGACTGTAACAGTAGAAGATGTTTTGGGTGAAAAATTAGCAAGCGTCAAATTTGAAGATTCTAAGAAAGAATTTACAAACACATACGCTGCTAAAGAAGCAAAACTTCAACTTGAAGCTAAGAAAGTCTTGAACGGTAAAGCTCTTGAAGCTGGCCAATTTGAATTTGAGTTGAAAGAAGACGGGAAAGTTCTCCACACTGTTTCAAACGATGCAAACGGTAAGATTCAATTCCCAAAACTTACGTTCACAAAAGAGGAAACTCGTACATTCACTATCTCTGAAAAAGCTGGTGATGTAGCCGGAGTTGAATACGATCCGAATGCTTATGAAGTAACAGTAGTCGTTAAAGATAACGGCCAAGGTCAACTTGTTGCAACTGCAAAAGATGCTGACAACATTACTTTCACGAACGTTTATAAAGCTAAACCAGATAAAAAAACTATCACAGCTACTAAAGTCTTGAACGGTAAAGAACTTGAAGCTGATAAATACGAATTCGAACTTAAAAAAGGTGAAGAAGTCGTTGCGACAGCTAAAAACGCTGCAGACGGAACTGTTACTTTCAAAGAAATTGAGTTCGCAACAGCAGGTGACTACACTTACACTATCACTGAAAAAGCAGGTAGCGAAAAAGGTGTGACATACGACACTGCTACACATAAAGTGACAGTAAACGTTACAGATAACGGTCAAGGCCAACTTGTTGCTACTGTTACAGGTAACAACCCAACCTTCACCAACACTTATAAAGCAACTACAACAACAGCTACTATCACAGCTACTAAAGTCTTGGAAGGTAAAGCTCTAGAAGCTGACAAATACGAATTCGAACTTAAAGAAGGTGACAAAGTCGTTGCGACAGCTAAAAACGCAGCAGACGGTACTGTTACTTTCGAAGATATCAAGTACGCAGCAGCAGGCAACCACACTTACACTATCTCTGAAAAAGCAGGTAGTGAAAAAGGTGTGACATACGACACTGCTAAACACGAAGTTAAGGTAGCAGTTACAGATAACGGTCAAGGCCAACTTGTTGCGACTGTAACTGACAACAACCCAACCTTCACCAACACTTATAAAGCAGCTACAACAACAGCTACTATCACGGCTACTAAAGTCTTGAATGGTAAAGCTCTAGAAGCTGGTAAATATGAGTTTGAACTTAAAGAAGGTGACAAAGTCGTTGCGACAGCTAAAAACGCAGCAGACGGTACTGTTACTTTCCCAGCAATCAGCTATGATGCTGCAGGCCCTCACACTTACACAATTACTGAAAAAGCAGGTAGCGAAGCAGGTGTGACATACGACACTGCTACACATGAAGTGACAGTAAACGTTACAGATAATGGTCAAGGCCAACTTGTTGCAACTGCAACTAACAACAACCCAACCTTCACCAACACTTATAAAGCAGCTACAACAACAGCTACTATCACGGCTACTAAAGTCTTGAATGGTAAAGCTCTAGAAGCTGGTAAATATGAATTTGAACTTAAAGAAGGTGACAAAGTCGTTGCGACAGCTAAGAATGCTGCAGACGGTACTGTTACTTTCGAAGATATCAAGTACGCAGCAGCAGGCAACCACACTTACACTATCTCTGAAAAAGCAGGTAGTGAAAAAGGTGTGACATACGACACTGCTAAACACGAAGTTAAGGTAGCAGTTACAGATAACGGTCAAGGCCAACTTGTTGCGACTGTAACTGACAACAACCCAACCTTCACCAACACTTATAAAGCTGCTTCAACAACTGTAAATATTACCGCTAAGAAAGTCTTAGAAGGTAAAGCCCTTGAAGCAGGCAAATATGAGTTTGAACTTAAAGAAGGTAACAAAGTAATTGGAACAGCTACAAACGCTGCAGACGGTACTGTTGCTTTCGAAGGTATCGAGTATAAAGAAGCTGGTGACCACACTTACACTATCTCTGAAAAAGCAGGTAACGAAGCAGGTGTGACATATGATACTGCTACACATAAAGTGACTGTTAAAGTTGATGACAACGGTGCAGGCCAACTTGTTGCGACTGTAACTGACAACAACCCAACCTTCACAAATACTTATGTTGCATCTTCAACAAAAGTACCCTTTACAGCTAAGAAAGTCTTGAAAGGTGATAAAGAGCTTGTAAAAGGTCAATTTAAGTTTGAACTTAAAGAAGGTGACAAAGTCGTTGAGACAGCTACAAACGCTGCAGACGGTACTGTTACTTTCACAGCAATTGAGTACAAAGAAGCAGGTGAGCACACTTACACTATTACTGAAGTAAAAGGTGACGATAAGAATATCAAATATGATGAAAATTCTTACGAAGTGACAGTAAAAGTGACAGATAATGGTGCAGGCCAACTTGTAACAACTGTTACAGGTAACAACCCAACAATCACTAACACGTATACTGAACCGAAAAAAGAAGAACCTAAGGAAGATCCTAAGGGTGAACAGCCTAAGGGAGATTTGCCAAACACTGGTGGAGCAGACTTTACAGCATTCTCTACTATTCTTGGTCTAGTTCTTGCAGCTTTGGCAGGACTTGTATACCGTGCTAAGAAAGTTGACTAA
- a CDS encoding ABC transporter ATP-binding protein — protein MTEIRLEHVSYAYGDEKILEDINLQVTSGEVVSILGPSGVGKTTLFNLIAGILEVQSGRIVLDGEENPKGRVSYMLQKDLLLEHKTVLGNIILPLLIQKVDKAEAIARADEILATFQLTAVRDKYPHELSGGMRQRVALLRTYLFGHKLFLLDEAFSALDEMTKMELHAWYLEIHKQLQLTTLIITHSIEEALNLSDRIYILKNRPGQIVSEIKLDWSENEDKEVQKIAYKRQILAELGLNT, from the coding sequence ATGACAGAAATTAGACTAGAACACGTCAGCTATGCCTATGGCGATGAAAAGATTTTAGAAGATATCAACCTGCAGGTGACGTCAGGTGAAGTAGTTTCTATCCTAGGCCCAAGTGGTGTTGGAAAGACCACTCTCTTTAACCTAATCGCTGGGATTTTAGAAGTCCAGTCTGGGCGAATTGTCCTTGATGGCGAGGAAAATCCCAAGGGACGCGTGAGTTATATGTTGCAAAAGGATTTACTCTTGGAACACAAGACGGTGCTTGGCAATATCATCCTGCCCCTCTTAATTCAAAAGGTGGATAAGGCGGAGGCCATTGCCCGAGCAGATGAAATTCTTGCGACCTTCCAGTTGACGGCGGTACGGGACAAGTATCCTCATGAACTTAGTGGGGGGATGCGTCAGCGTGTAGCCTTGCTTCGGACCTACCTTTTCGGGCACAAGCTCTTTCTCTTGGATGAGGCCTTTAGCGCTTTGGACGAGATGACCAAGATGGAACTCCACGCTTGGTATCTGGAGATTCACAAACAGCTACAGCTGACGACCCTCATCATCACGCATAGTATTGAAGAGGCCCTCAATCTCAGCGACCGCATCTATATCTTGAAAAATCGTCCTGGGCAGATTGTCTCAGAAATTAAATTAGATTGGTCTGAAAACGAGGACAAGGAAGTCCAAAAGATTGCCTATAAGCGTCAAATATTAGCAGAATTGGGATTAAATACTTAG
- a CDS encoding ABC transporter substrate-binding protein translates to MKKTWKVFLTLVTALVAVVLVACGQGTASKDNKEAELKKIDFILDWTPNTNHTGLYVAKEKGYFKEAGVDVDLKLPPEESSSDLVINGKAPFAIYFQDYMAKKLEKGAGITAVAAIVEHNTSGIISRKSDNVSSPKDLVGKKYGTWNDPTELAMLKTLVESQGGDFEKVEKVPNNDSNSITPIANGVFDTAWIYYGWDGILAKSQGVDANFMYLKDYVKEFDYYSPVIIANNDYLKDNKEEARKVIQAIKKGYQYAMEHPEEAADILIKNAPELKEKRDFVIESQKYLSKEYASDKEKWGQFDADRWNAFYKWDKENGILKEDLTDKGFTNEFVK, encoded by the coding sequence ATGAAGAAAACATGGAAAGTGTTTTTAACGCTTGTAACAGCTCTTGTAGCTGTCGTACTGGTGGCTTGTGGCCAAGGAACTGCTTCTAAGGACAACAAAGAAGCAGAACTCAAAAAGATTGACTTTATCCTAGACTGGACGCCAAATACTAACCACACAGGGCTGTATGTTGCCAAGGAAAAAGGTTATTTCAAAGAAGCTGGAGTGGATGTTGACTTGAAATTGCCACCTGAAGAAAGCTCGTCTGACTTGGTGATCAATGGCAAGGCGCCGTTTGCTATCTATTTCCAAGACTACATGGCTAAGAAATTGGAAAAAGGTGCAGGAATCACTGCCGTTGCAGCTATCGTTGAGCACAATACATCTGGAATCATCTCACGTAAATCGGACAATGTCAGCAGTCCAAAGGACTTAGTTGGGAAGAAATACGGAACCTGGAATGACCCAACGGAGCTTGCTATGTTGAAAACCTTGGTAGAATCACAAGGCGGAGACTTTGAGAAGGTCGAAAAAGTACCAAACAACGACTCAAACTCAATCACACCGATTGCCAATGGTGTTTTTGACACTGCTTGGATCTACTACGGTTGGGATGGTATTCTTGCCAAATCGCAAGGCGTAGACGCTAATTTCATGTACTTGAAAGACTATGTAAAAGAGTTTGACTACTACTCACCAGTTATCATCGCAAACAACGACTATCTAAAAGACAACAAGGAAGAAGCTCGTAAAGTCATCCAAGCCATCAAAAAAGGCTACCAATATGCTATGGAACACCCAGAAGAAGCTGCAGATATCTTGATTAAGAATGCGCCTGAACTCAAGGAAAAACGTGACTTTGTCATCGAATCTCAAAAATACTTGTCAAAAGAATACGCAAGCGACAAGGAAAAATGGGGACAATTTGACGCTGACCGCTGGAATGCCTTCTACAAATGGGACAAAGAAAATGGTATCCTTAAAGAAGACTTGACAGACAAGGGCTTCACTAACGAATTTGTAAAATAA
- a CDS encoding ABC transporter permease: MRNLKSILRRHISLLGFLGVLSIWQLAGIFKLLPKFILPTPFEILQSFVRDREFLWHHSWATLRVALLGLVLGVLIACLMAVLMDSLTWLNDLIYPMMVVVQTIPTIAIAPILVLWLGYGILPKIVLIILTTTFPIIVSILDGFRHCDKDMLTLFSLMRAKPWQILWHFKIPVSLPYFYAGLRVSVSYAFITTVVSEWLGGFEGLGVYMIQSKKLFQYDTMFAIIILVSIISLLGMKLVDISEKYVIKWKRT, translated from the coding sequence ATGAGAAACTTGAAAAGTATACTGAGACGACACATTAGTCTATTGGGTTTTCTAGGAGTCTTGTCAATCTGGCAGTTAGCAGGAATATTCAAACTTTTACCCAAGTTTATCCTGCCAACCCCTTTTGAAATTCTCCAGTCCTTTGTTCGTGACAGAGAATTTCTCTGGCACCATAGCTGGGCGACCTTGAGAGTGGCTTTGCTAGGTCTAGTCTTGGGAGTCTTGATTGCCTGTCTCATGGCTGTACTTATGGATAGTTTGACTTGGCTCAATGACCTGATTTACCCTATGATGGTGGTTGTTCAGACCATTCCGACTATTGCCATAGCCCCTATCCTGGTCTTGTGGCTAGGCTATGGAATTTTGCCCAAGATTGTCTTGATTATCCTGACGACAACCTTCCCTATCATCGTTAGTATTTTGGATGGATTTAGGCATTGTGACAAGGATATGCTGACCTTGTTTAGTCTGATGCGGGCCAAGCCTTGGCAAATCCTTTGGCATTTTAAAATCCCGGTCAGCCTGCCTTACTTTTATGCAGGTCTGAGGGTCAGTGTCTCCTACGCCTTTATCACAACCGTGGTGTCGGAGTGGCTGGGAGGTTTTGAAGGACTAGGTGTCTACATGATTCAGTCTAAAAAACTGTTTCAGTATGATACCATGTTTGCCATTATTATTCTGGTGTCGATTATCAGCCTTCTCGGTATGAAGTTGGTCGATATTAGTGAAAAATACGTGATTAAATGGAAACGTACTTAA
- a CDS encoding thiamine-binding protein has translation MKASIALQVLPLSQGINRIAIIDQVIAYLQAQSMTMVVTPFETVLEGEFDELMRILKEALEVAGQEADNVFANVKINVGEILSIDEKLEKYTETTH, from the coding sequence ATGAAAGCAAGCATTGCCTTGCAAGTCTTGCCCCTATCACAGGGGATTAATCGAATTGCTATTATCGATCAGGTTATTGCTTATCTGCAGGCGCAGTCCATGACCATGGTGGTGACACCATTTGAAACGGTTTTGGAAGGGGAGTTTGATGAGCTTATGCGCATTCTCAAAGAAGCGCTTGAAGTGGCTGGGCAGGAGGCAGATAATGTCTTTGCCAATGTCAAAATAAATGTAGGAGAGATTTTAAGCATCGATGAGAAACTTGAAAAGTATACTGAGACGACACATTAG
- the polA gene encoding DNA polymerase I: protein MDKKKLLLIDGSSVAFRAFFALYQQLDRFKNANGLHTNAIYGFQLMLNHVLERVEPSHVLVAFDAGKTTFRTEMYADYKGGRAKTPDEFREQFPFIRELLDHLGIRHYELAQYEADDIIGTLGRLAEKDSFDVTIVSGDKDLIQLTDEHTVVEISKKGVAEFEAFTPDYLMEKMGLTPAQFIDLKALMGDKSDNIPGVTKIGEKTGIKLLLEHGSLEGIYENIDGMKASKMKENLINDKEQAFLSKTLATIETQAPIEIGLDDLVYNGPNVENLGKFYDEMGFKQLKQALNVSSKDAPESLDFTIVDQVSQDMLSADSIFHFELFGENYHTDDLVGFAWSCGDKLYTTDKLELLQEPILKDFLEKTPLKVYDFKKAKVLLNRLGLNLQAPAFDSRLAKYLLSTVENNEISTIASLYGQTYLADDETFYGKGVKKAIPEREKFLEHLARKVAVLIETEPVLLEKLSEHGQLDLLYDMEQPLAFVLAKMEIAGIKVKKETLLEMQAENEVVIEQLTQEIYELAGEEFNINSPKQLGVLLFEKLGLPLEYTKKTKTGYSTAVDVLERLAPIAPIVKKILDYRQIAKIQSTYVIGLQDWILDDGKIHTRYVQDLTQTGRLSSVDPNLQNIPVRLEQGRLIRKAFVPEWEDSVLLSSDYSQIELRVLAHISKDEHLIKAFQEGADIHTSTAMRVFGIERPEDVTPNDRRNAKAVNFGVVYGISDFGLSNNLGISRKEAKAYIDTYFERFPGIKNYMDEVVREARDKGYVETLFKRRRELPDINSRNFNIRGFAERTAINSPIQGSAADILKIAMIQLDKALVEGGYQTKMLLQVHDEIVLEVPKSELAEMKKLVKQTMEEAIQLSVPLIADENEGATWYEAK, encoded by the coding sequence ATGGACAAGAAAAAATTATTATTAATTGATGGATCTTCAGTTGCTTTTCGAGCTTTTTTTGCGCTTTATCAGCAGTTGGATCGTTTTAAAAATGCTAATGGCCTTCATACCAATGCAATCTATGGCTTTCAACTCATGTTGAATCATGTCTTAGAGCGGGTTGAGCCCAGTCATGTTTTGGTTGCCTTTGATGCAGGTAAGACGACTTTCCGAACAGAGATGTATGCAGACTACAAGGGTGGCCGTGCTAAAACTCCAGATGAGTTTCGTGAGCAATTTCCCTTCATTCGTGAGTTGTTAGATCATCTTGGGATTCGCCATTATGAGTTGGCCCAGTATGAAGCCGATGATATCATCGGGACTCTAGGTCGTTTGGCTGAGAAGGATTCTTTTGATGTGACTATCGTTAGCGGAGACAAGGACTTGATCCAGTTGACGGATGAGCATACGGTGGTCGAGATTTCCAAAAAAGGTGTGGCTGAGTTTGAGGCCTTTACGCCGGACTATCTCATGGAAAAGATGGGCCTCACACCAGCTCAGTTCATTGATCTTAAGGCCCTCATGGGGGATAAGTCTGATAATATCCCTGGTGTCACTAAAATCGGTGAAAAGACGGGTATCAAACTCTTGCTGGAACATGGTTCGCTCGAGGGTATTTATGAAAATATCGATGGGATGAAGGCTTCTAAGATGAAGGAAAATCTCATCAATGACAAGGAACAAGCCTTTTTGTCTAAAACCTTGGCGACTATTGAGACTCAGGCACCGATTGAGATTGGTCTTGATGATTTGGTCTATAATGGCCCAAATGTGGAAAATCTCGGGAAATTCTACGATGAGATGGGCTTCAAACAGCTCAAACAAGCTCTAAATGTTTCGTCGAAGGATGCGCCTGAGAGCTTGGATTTCACTATTGTTGACCAAGTCAGTCAAGACATGCTGAGTGCCGACTCTATCTTCCACTTTGAACTCTTTGGTGAAAATTACCATACAGATGATTTGGTTGGTTTTGCCTGGTCCTGTGGGGATAAACTTTACACTACAGATAAACTTGAGCTCTTGCAGGAGCCGATTCTCAAGGATTTTCTAGAAAAAACACCTCTGAAAGTGTATGACTTTAAGAAAGCGAAGGTTCTTTTAAATCGCTTGGGCTTGAATCTCCAGGCACCTGCTTTTGACAGTCGTTTGGCCAAATACCTCCTCTCAACAGTCGAGAACAATGAAATTTCAACCATTGCGAGTCTCTACGGCCAGACTTATCTGGCTGATGATGAGACTTTCTACGGTAAGGGTGTCAAGAAAGCCATCCCTGAGAGAGAGAAATTCTTGGAGCACTTGGCTCGCAAGGTTGCTGTATTGATTGAGACTGAGCCGGTTTTACTTGAAAAACTCAGTGAACATGGGCAATTAGACCTTCTCTATGACATGGAGCAACCTCTGGCTTTTGTCCTTGCCAAGATGGAAATTGCTGGGATCAAGGTCAAAAAAGAAACCCTGCTTGAGATGCAGGCTGAAAATGAGGTCGTCATTGAGCAACTCACTCAAGAGATTTATGAGCTAGCTGGTGAGGAGTTTAATATCAACTCCCCTAAGCAGTTGGGCGTGCTTCTCTTTGAAAAACTGGGTCTTCCTCTAGAATACACTAAGAAAACCAAAACAGGTTACTCGACAGCCGTGGATGTGCTAGAGCGACTAGCTCCTATTGCTCCGATTGTTAAAAAAATCCTAGATTACCGTCAGATTGCCAAGATTCAATCTACCTATGTGATTGGTTTGCAAGACTGGATTTTGGATGATGGCAAGATCCACACGCGCTATGTGCAAGATTTGACTCAGACCGGACGTCTGTCTAGTGTAGATCCAAACTTGCAAAATATTCCTGTTCGTTTGGAACAAGGTCGCCTCATTCGTAAGGCTTTTGTACCTGAATGGGAGGATAGCGTGCTGCTCAGCTCGGATTATTCACAGATTGAATTGCGCGTTTTGGCGCATATCTCTAAGGATGAGCACTTGATTAAGGCCTTTCAAGAGGGGGCAGATATCCATACCTCGACGGCCATGCGGGTCTTTGGAATTGAACGTCCTGAGGATGTGACTCCAAACGACCGTCGTAATGCCAAGGCGGTAAACTTTGGAGTGGTTTACGGGATTTCCGACTTTGGTTTGTCTAATAATCTGGGCATCAGCCGTAAAGAGGCTAAAGCCTACATCGATACCTATTTTGAACGCTTCCCAGGTATTAAAAACTACATGGATGAAGTGGTGCGTGAGGCGCGTGATAAGGGCTATGTAGAGACTCTCTTCAAGCGTCGTCGTGAGTTGCCAGATATTAATTCGCGCAACTTCAACATTCGTGGTTTTGCAGAGCGTACAGCCATTAACTCTCCTATCCAGGGCTCGGCAGCAGATATCCTCAAGATTGCTATGATCCAGCTAGACAAAGCTCTAGTTGAAGGTGGCTATCAGACCAAGATGCTGTTGCAAGTGCATGATGAAATCGTCCTCGAGGTTCCGAAATCTGAACTAGCAGAGATGAAAAAGTTGGTGAAACAAACCATGGAAGAAGCCATCCAACTCAGTGTTCCCCTTATTGCAGATGAAAATGAAGGGGCAACCTGGTACGAGGCTAAATAA